From a single Streptomyces sp. 1331.2 genomic region:
- a CDS encoding polyprenyl synthetase family protein has product MESRTGFAVGGTAHAEPVSVPELLARSRTLCTPPLRAAVARLAAPMDTVAAYHFGWIDRDGTPVAGDGGKAVRPALALLSAQATGAPAEVGVPGGVAVELVHNFSLLHDDLMDGDETRRHRATAWTVFGPAQAILVGDALATLGTEVLLDAAVNGGASPTDAARAVRLLTTATRRLIDGQAMDVAFEQRDSVTVAECLEMEGGKTAALLAAASAIGAVLAGADDKVSDSLQRYGHHLGLAFQAVDDLLGIWGATEVTGKPHWGDLRQRKKSLPVAAALAEGGPASRRLAEQLADPKGRGEEGEPELAARAALIEEAGGRAWTQEEARRQHTTALAALDEVPMSDEVREHFVALAEFVVVRER; this is encoded by the coding sequence GTGGAGTCACGCACCGGCTTCGCCGTCGGAGGCACGGCGCACGCCGAACCGGTCTCGGTGCCGGAGCTGCTCGCCCGCAGCCGTACGCTCTGCACCCCGCCCCTACGGGCCGCGGTCGCCCGTTTGGCGGCACCGATGGACACCGTCGCGGCCTACCACTTCGGCTGGATCGACCGGGACGGCACGCCCGTCGCGGGTGACGGCGGCAAGGCCGTGCGCCCGGCGCTGGCGCTGCTGTCCGCCCAGGCCACCGGCGCGCCGGCCGAGGTGGGCGTCCCCGGCGGAGTGGCTGTTGAACTGGTGCACAACTTCTCCCTGCTCCATGATGATCTGATGGACGGTGACGAGACCCGTCGGCACCGGGCCACCGCCTGGACGGTCTTCGGACCGGCCCAGGCGATCCTGGTCGGCGACGCCCTGGCGACGCTCGGCACGGAGGTGCTGCTCGACGCCGCGGTGAACGGCGGCGCGAGCCCCACCGACGCCGCGCGGGCCGTGCGGCTGCTCACCACGGCGACCCGCCGGCTGATCGACGGGCAGGCCATGGACGTCGCCTTCGAACAGCGCGACAGCGTCACCGTCGCGGAGTGCCTGGAGATGGAGGGCGGAAAGACGGCGGCCCTGCTGGCCGCCGCCTCGGCGATCGGTGCCGTCCTGGCCGGAGCCGACGACAAGGTCTCCGACTCCCTCCAGCGCTACGGCCACCACCTGGGACTGGCCTTCCAGGCGGTGGACGACCTGCTCGGCATCTGGGGTGCCACCGAGGTCACCGGCAAGCCGCACTGGGGTGACCTGCGCCAGCGCAAGAAGTCCCTGCCGGTCGCCGCCGCCCTGGCGGAGGGCGGCCCGGCCTCGCGCCGGCTCGCCGAGCAGCTGGCCGACCCGAAGGGACGCGGGGAGGAGGGCGAGCCCGAGCTCGCCGCCCGGGCCGCGCTGATCGAGGAGGCCGGCGGCCGGGCCTGGACCCAGGAGGAGGCCCGCCGCCAGCACACGACTGCCCTCGCCGCCCTGGACGAGGTGCCCATGTCCGACGAGGTGCGCGAGCACTTCGTCGCACTCGCCGAATTCGTGGTGGTACGAGAGAGGTGA
- the hpnE gene encoding hydroxysqualene dehydroxylase HpnE produces the protein MTGRADAARPAALVVGGGLAGITAALRLAEAGHRVTLAEGRPRLGGLAFSFRRGELTVDNGQHVYLRCCTAYRGLLERLGATRLAHLQDRLDVPVLSVTGPEDAPVRTLGRLRRSGLPVPLHLAASLARYPHLSPADRARVVRGALALKGLDLADPALDRISFGEWLRRNGQNAATQAALWDLVGVATLNARADQVSMALAAKVFQTGLLSDPGAADIGIAAAPLGAIHHDRAIAELERLGVKVLLRARGAELKPAAPQHAVLLEGGELLTADTVVLAGAQDSAAALLPPNAIPEQDRLARFGTAPILNVHVIYDRKLVRRPFFAALGSPVQWVFDRTAHSGLAATALGRAHPGAQYLALSQSAVQDEIDLPVAELRRRYLPELARLLPAAAGAEVLDFFVTRERTATFDPAPGSGTLRPSARTDVPGLLLAGSWTATGWPATMEGAVRSGHAAADAALAAAGARMPVDRGDGRWPR, from the coding sequence ATGACCGGGCGAGCCGATGCCGCGCGCCCGGCCGCCCTCGTGGTCGGCGGCGGCCTGGCCGGCATCACCGCCGCGCTCCGCCTGGCCGAGGCGGGCCACCGGGTCACCCTCGCCGAGGGGCGCCCCCGGCTCGGCGGCCTGGCCTTCTCCTTCCGGCGCGGCGAGCTGACCGTCGACAACGGCCAGCACGTCTACCTGCGCTGCTGCACCGCCTACCGCGGCCTGCTGGAACGGCTCGGTGCCACCCGGCTGGCCCACCTGCAGGACCGTCTCGACGTCCCGGTGCTCTCCGTCACCGGCCCCGAGGACGCCCCGGTGCGCACCCTCGGACGGCTCCGGCGCAGCGGCCTGCCCGTCCCGCTCCACCTGGCGGCCAGCCTCGCCCGCTACCCGCACCTGTCCCCGGCCGACCGCGCCCGGGTGGTCCGCGGCGCACTCGCCCTCAAGGGCCTGGACCTCGCCGACCCGGCGCTGGACCGGATCTCCTTCGGCGAGTGGCTGCGCCGCAACGGGCAGAACGCCGCCACCCAGGCGGCCCTGTGGGACCTGGTCGGCGTCGCCACCCTGAACGCCCGGGCCGACCAGGTGTCGATGGCGCTCGCCGCGAAGGTGTTCCAGACCGGCCTGCTCTCCGACCCCGGCGCCGCCGACATCGGCATCGCCGCCGCCCCGCTCGGCGCGATCCACCACGATCGGGCGATCGCCGAACTGGAGCGCCTGGGCGTGAAGGTGCTGCTGCGCGCCCGGGGCGCCGAGCTCAAGCCGGCCGCCCCGCAGCACGCCGTCCTCCTGGAAGGCGGGGAACTGCTCACCGCCGACACCGTCGTCCTGGCCGGCGCCCAGGACAGCGCGGCCGCCCTGCTGCCGCCGAACGCCATCCCGGAGCAGGACCGGCTGGCCCGCTTCGGCACCGCGCCGATCCTCAACGTGCACGTGATCTACGACCGCAAACTGGTGCGCCGCCCGTTCTTCGCCGCGCTCGGCTCCCCGGTCCAGTGGGTCTTCGACCGCACCGCGCACTCCGGTCTGGCCGCCACCGCGCTCGGCCGGGCCCACCCGGGCGCCCAGTACCTGGCGCTCTCGCAGTCCGCGGTGCAGGACGAGATCGACCTGCCGGTCGCCGAACTGCGCCGCCGCTACCTGCCCGAGCTGGCCCGGCTGCTGCCGGCCGCGGCGGGTGCCGAGGTGCTGGACTTCTTCGTCACCCGGGAGCGCACCGCGACCTTCGACCCGGCCCCCGGCAGCGGGACGCTGCGCCCGTCGGCCCGCACCGACGTGCCAGGCCTGCTGCTGGCCGGCTCGTGGACGGCCACCGGCTGGCCCGCGACCATGGAGGGCGCCGTGCGCAGCGGCCACGCCGCCGCCGACGCCGCCCTCGCCGCGGCCGGCGCCCGGATGCCGGTGGACCGCGGCGACGGGAGGTGGCCCAGGTGA
- a CDS encoding ABC transporter permease: MSTVSEPVSLSTPRGVDAGLTPKQLADKYGLSVSGARPGLFAYTKQLWARRHFIWAFATARLVAQYTDAKLGQLWQVVTPLLNCAVFYLVFGVILESKQGFPPGTYIAWLCIGVFVFQFTQNAVQSGTRAISDNLGLIRALHFPRASLPIAFTVIQLQQLLISMVVLVVTVLASGIAPGKTWLLIVPALLLQTMFNTGISLIMARIGAKTSDISQLIPFVMRAWMFLSGVMFSIQDRVHKWPHYIQVLTDLNPASVYMDLLRHAFAPVIYNKHQPVYQTLPPHQWLFGIGWAVGLFVIGYVFFWKAEEEYGRG, encoded by the coding sequence GTGTCGACAGTGAGTGAACCCGTCAGCCTCTCGACCCCCAGGGGGGTGGACGCAGGCCTGACCCCCAAGCAGCTTGCGGACAAGTACGGCCTGTCGGTGAGCGGCGCCCGGCCGGGCCTGTTCGCGTACACCAAGCAGCTCTGGGCCCGGCGCCACTTCATCTGGGCCTTCGCCACCGCCCGCCTGGTGGCCCAGTACACCGACGCCAAGCTCGGCCAGCTCTGGCAGGTCGTGACCCCGCTGCTCAACTGCGCCGTGTTCTACCTGGTCTTCGGCGTGATCCTGGAGAGCAAGCAGGGCTTCCCGCCGGGCACCTACATCGCCTGGCTCTGCATCGGCGTCTTCGTCTTCCAGTTCACCCAGAACGCGGTGCAGTCCGGCACCCGGGCGATCTCCGACAACCTCGGCCTGATCCGCGCACTGCACTTCCCCCGCGCCAGCCTGCCGATCGCCTTCACCGTGATCCAGCTCCAGCAGCTGCTGATCTCGATGGTCGTGCTGGTCGTCACCGTCCTGGCCAGCGGCATCGCCCCGGGCAAGACCTGGCTGCTGATCGTCCCGGCACTGCTGCTGCAGACCATGTTCAACACCGGCATCTCCCTGATCATGGCCCGGATCGGCGCCAAGACCAGCGACATCTCCCAGCTGATCCCGTTCGTGATGCGGGCCTGGATGTTCCTGTCCGGCGTGATGTTCAGCATCCAGGACCGCGTCCACAAGTGGCCGCACTACATCCAGGTGCTGACCGACCTGAACCCGGCCTCGGTCTACATGGACCTGCTGCGGCACGCCTTCGCGCCGGTCATCTACAACAAGCACCAGCCCGTGTACCAGACCCTGCCGCCGCACCAGTGGCTGTTCGGCATCGGCTGGGCGGTCGGGTTGTTCGTCATCGGATACGTCTTCTTCTGGAAGGCCGAGGAGGAGTACGGCCGTGGCTGA
- a CDS encoding ABC transporter ATP-binding protein, translated as MADTDLSKRETVRDTDVAREPTVVVDDVHIVYRVHGAGSGKGSATSALSRILSRKRGAGVREVHAVKGISFTAYKGEAIGLIGSNGSGKSTMLAAIAGLLPTEKGGIYTNGQPSLLGVNAALMNELTGERNVVLGCLAMGMTPAQVKARYQEIVEFSGINDKGDFISLPMRTYSSGMGARLRFSIAAAKTHDVLLIDEALATGDQAFQQRSKRRIDELRGSAGTVFLVSHDNNSIREVCERTIWIEAGELVMDGPTEEVVGRYERGERP; from the coding sequence GTGGCTGACACCGACCTGAGCAAGCGCGAGACCGTCCGGGACACGGACGTGGCCCGCGAACCCACCGTCGTCGTCGACGACGTGCACATCGTCTACCGGGTGCACGGCGCCGGCTCCGGCAAGGGCAGCGCCACCTCGGCGCTGAGCCGCATCCTCAGCCGCAAGCGCGGCGCCGGCGTGCGCGAGGTGCACGCGGTCAAGGGCATCAGCTTCACCGCCTACAAGGGCGAGGCGATCGGCCTGATCGGCTCCAACGGCTCCGGCAAGTCGACCATGCTGGCCGCCATCGCGGGCCTGCTGCCGACCGAGAAGGGCGGCATCTACACCAACGGCCAGCCCTCGCTGCTGGGCGTCAACGCGGCCCTGATGAACGAGCTCACCGGCGAGCGCAACGTCGTCCTGGGCTGCCTGGCGATGGGCATGACCCCGGCCCAGGTGAAGGCGCGCTACCAGGAGATCGTCGAGTTCTCCGGCATCAACGACAAGGGCGACTTCATCTCCCTGCCGATGCGCACCTACTCCTCCGGCATGGGCGCCCGCCTGCGCTTCTCGATCGCCGCCGCGAAGACCCACGACGTGCTGCTGATCGACGAGGCCCTGGCCACCGGCGACCAGGCCTTCCAGCAGCGCAGCAAGCGCCGCATCGACGAGCTGCGCGGCTCCGCCGGCACGGTCTTCCTGGTCAGCCACGACAACAACTCGATCCGCGAGGTCTGCGAGCGGACCATCTGGATCGAGGCCGGCGAGCTGGTCATGGACGGCCCGACCGAGGAGGTCGTCGGCCGTTACGAGCGCGGCGAGCGCCCGTAA
- a CDS encoding CDP-alcohol phosphatidyltransferase family protein produces the protein MLQRRSAEHWAGRLYMRKISLRITRVLSTMTAITPNGLTYLMMFTGILAGAALVVPGITGAVLGALLIQVYLLLDCVDGEVARWRRQTSLTGVYLDRVGHYMSEAALLTGLGLRATDLLHREGGGSHWEWAFLGTLAALGAILIKSETDLVDVARARSGLTAVEDSASVPRSTAVAKARRAASLLKFHRLVGAVEASLFILAAGIADAVHGGLLFTRLAVVVLAAIAMLQTVLHLLSIVLSSRLR, from the coding sequence ATGCTCCAGCGCCGCAGCGCCGAGCACTGGGCCGGGCGCCTGTACATGCGGAAGATCTCGCTGCGGATCACCCGCGTGCTCTCCACCATGACGGCGATCACGCCCAACGGCCTGACCTACCTGATGATGTTCACCGGCATCCTGGCCGGTGCCGCGCTGGTCGTGCCGGGCATCACGGGCGCGGTGCTGGGCGCCCTGCTGATCCAGGTCTACCTGCTGCTGGACTGCGTGGACGGCGAGGTGGCCCGCTGGCGCCGGCAGACCTCGCTCACCGGCGTCTACCTGGACCGGGTGGGCCACTACATGTCCGAGGCGGCCCTGCTGACCGGCCTGGGCCTGCGCGCCACCGACCTGCTCCACCGCGAGGGCGGCGGCTCGCACTGGGAGTGGGCCTTCCTCGGCACGCTGGCCGCGCTCGGCGCGATCCTGATCAAGTCCGAGACGGACCTGGTGGACGTGGCCCGGGCCCGCAGCGGCCTGACGGCCGTCGAGGACAGCGCCTCGGTGCCGCGCTCGACCGCCGTCGCCAAGGCCCGCCGGGCGGCCTCGCTGCTGAAGTTCCACCGCCTGGTCGGCGCGGTCGAGGCCTCGCTGTTCATCCTCGCGGCCGGGATCGCCGACGCGGTGCACGGCGGGCTCCTCTTCACCCGGCTCGCGGTGGTCGTCCTGGCGGCGATCGCCATGCTGCAGACCGTGCTGCACCTGCTGAGCATCGTCCTCTCCAGCAGGCTGCGATGA
- the hpnD gene encoding presqualene diphosphate synthase HpnD yields MAAYRYCEAVTGLQARNFSYGIRLLPEPKRLAMSALYALARRVDDIGDGDLPADRKAEALLRTRELVDEVRSGVVAEDDTDPIKVALADTARRFPIPLGGFDELIDGVEMDLKGAEYQTYEELKVYCRCVAGAIGRLSLGVYGCDDPERGARYADTLGLALQLTNILRDLREDALNGRTYLPTEDLVRFGCEQGFALSKPPVGADFTGLVAFEAARAQSAFEEGLRLLPMLDRRSRACTAAMAGIYHRLLGRIAADPESVLRGRVSLPGWEKAYVALSGLAGGRS; encoded by the coding sequence ATGGCGGCGTACCGGTACTGCGAGGCAGTCACCGGGCTGCAGGCGCGCAACTTCAGCTACGGCATCCGGCTGCTGCCAGAACCCAAGCGACTGGCCATGTCGGCCCTGTACGCCCTGGCCCGCCGGGTGGACGACATCGGCGACGGCGACCTCCCGGCCGACCGCAAGGCCGAGGCGCTGCTGCGCACCCGGGAACTGGTGGACGAGGTCCGCTCCGGGGTGGTCGCCGAGGACGACACCGACCCGATCAAGGTCGCCCTGGCCGACACGGCCCGGCGCTTCCCGATCCCGCTCGGCGGCTTCGACGAGCTGATCGACGGCGTCGAGATGGACCTCAAGGGCGCCGAGTACCAGACGTACGAGGAGCTGAAGGTCTACTGCCGCTGCGTGGCCGGCGCGATCGGCCGGCTCTCGCTGGGCGTCTACGGCTGCGACGACCCCGAACGCGGGGCACGCTACGCGGACACCCTGGGCCTGGCGCTCCAGCTCACCAACATCCTGCGCGACCTGCGCGAGGACGCCCTGAACGGCCGCACCTACCTGCCCACCGAGGACCTGGTCCGGTTCGGCTGCGAGCAGGGCTTCGCCCTGTCCAAGCCGCCGGTCGGCGCGGACTTCACCGGCCTGGTCGCCTTCGAGGCCGCCCGCGCCCAGTCCGCCTTCGAGGAGGGCCTGCGGCTGCTGCCGATGCTCGACCGCCGCAGCCGCGCCTGCACCGCCGCCATGGCCGGGATCTACCACCGGCTGCTCGGTCGCATCGCCGCCGACCCCGAGTCGGTGCTGCGCGGCCGCGTCTCGCTGCCGGGCTGGGAGAAGGCGTACGTGGCGCTTTCCGGGCTCGCCGGGGGGCGTTCTTGA
- a CDS encoding glycosyltransferase family 2 protein: MTGGATAESFRLGAVIITMGNRPAELNALIESVRAQEGPAVELAVVGQGVELPPLPEGVRSVELPENLGIPGGRNVGIELFGRDGKDVDAVLFLDDDGSLPRTDSARLLREAFTADPELGIVSFRIADPDTGVTQRRHVPRLRASDPLRSSRVTTFLGGASAVRCTVFEQAGQLPAEFFYAHEETDLAWRALDAGWAIDYRADVVLHHPTTSPARHATYFHNVARNRVWLARRNLPAPLVPLYLGTWFLLTLARRPSPEALKAWWGGFRAGWREPCGPRRPMRWRTVWQLTRLGRPPII; the protein is encoded by the coding sequence ATGACCGGCGGAGCGACCGCGGAGAGCTTCCGCCTCGGCGCCGTGATCATCACCATGGGCAACCGGCCCGCCGAGCTCAACGCCCTGATCGAGTCCGTCCGCGCCCAGGAGGGCCCGGCGGTCGAGCTGGCCGTGGTCGGCCAGGGGGTCGAGCTGCCCCCGCTGCCCGAGGGCGTGCGCAGCGTGGAGCTGCCGGAGAACCTGGGCATCCCCGGCGGGCGCAACGTCGGCATCGAGCTGTTCGGCCGGGACGGGAAGGACGTCGACGCCGTCCTCTTCCTGGACGACGACGGGAGCCTGCCGCGCACCGACTCGGCCCGGCTGCTGCGGGAGGCCTTCACCGCCGACCCGGAGCTGGGCATCGTCTCCTTCCGGATCGCCGACCCGGACACCGGTGTCACCCAGCGCCGGCACGTCCCCCGGCTGCGCGCCAGCGACCCGCTGCGCTCGTCCCGGGTGACGACCTTCCTGGGCGGCGCGAGCGCCGTGCGCTGCACGGTGTTCGAGCAGGCCGGCCAGCTGCCCGCCGAGTTCTTCTACGCGCACGAGGAGACCGACCTCGCGTGGCGCGCGCTGGACGCCGGCTGGGCCATCGACTACCGCGCGGACGTGGTCCTGCACCACCCCACGACCTCGCCCGCCCGGCACGCCACCTACTTCCACAACGTGGCCCGCAACCGGGTCTGGCTCGCGAGGCGGAACCTTCCGGCCCCGTTGGTGCCTCTCTATCTGGGAACCTGGTTCCTGCTGACCCTGGCCCGACGCCCCTCCCCCGAGGCGCTGAAGGCCTGGTGGGGCGGGTTCCGGGCGGGCTGGCGCGAACCCTGCGGTCCGCGGCGGCCCATGCGATGGCGTACCGTTTGGCAACTGACCAGGCTGGGCCGACCACCGATCATCTGA
- the hpnH gene encoding adenosyl-hopene transferase HpnH produces the protein MAMPLRQTVRVGTYLMQQKLLKRREKFPLIVELEPLFACNLACEGCGKIQHPAGVLKQRMPVAQAVGAVLESGAPMVSIAGGEPLMHPQIDEIVRQLVERRKYVFLCTNALLLRKKMDKFTPSPYFTFAVHIDGLRERHDQSVAKEGTFDEAVAAIKEAKRRGFRVTTNSTFFNTDTPQTVIEVLDYLNDELKVDEMMISPAYAYEKAPDQEHFLGVEQTRELFRKAFAGGNRRRWRLNHSPLFLDFLEGKADFECTPWGIPNYSLFGWQRPCYLMADGYVPTYRELVEKTDWSKYGRGKDPRCANCMAHCGYEPTAVLATMGSLQQSLRAITETVSGNKAR, from the coding sequence ATGGCCATGCCGTTGCGCCAGACCGTGCGGGTCGGCACCTACCTCATGCAGCAGAAGCTGCTCAAGCGACGGGAGAAGTTCCCGCTGATCGTGGAGCTGGAACCGCTGTTCGCCTGCAACCTCGCCTGCGAGGGCTGCGGCAAGATCCAGCACCCGGCGGGCGTCCTGAAGCAGCGGATGCCCGTCGCCCAGGCGGTCGGCGCGGTCCTGGAGTCGGGTGCCCCGATGGTCTCGATCGCCGGCGGCGAGCCGCTGATGCACCCGCAGATCGACGAGATCGTCCGCCAGCTCGTCGAGCGCCGCAAGTACGTCTTCCTTTGCACCAACGCGCTGCTGCTGCGCAAGAAGATGGACAAGTTCACGCCCTCGCCGTACTTCACCTTCGCCGTGCACATCGACGGCCTGCGCGAGCGGCACGACCAGTCGGTGGCCAAGGAGGGCACCTTCGACGAGGCGGTGGCCGCGATCAAGGAGGCCAAGCGACGCGGCTTCCGGGTCACCACCAACAGCACCTTCTTCAACACCGACACCCCGCAGACCGTCATCGAGGTGCTGGACTACCTCAACGACGAACTGAAGGTGGACGAGATGATGATCTCGCCCGCCTACGCCTACGAGAAGGCCCCCGACCAGGAGCACTTCCTCGGCGTCGAGCAGACCCGGGAGCTCTTCCGCAAGGCCTTCGCCGGCGGCAACCGCAGGCGCTGGCGGCTCAACCACAGCCCGCTCTTCCTGGACTTCCTGGAAGGCAAGGCCGACTTCGAGTGCACCCCCTGGGGCATCCCCAACTACTCGCTGTTCGGTTGGCAGCGGCCCTGCTACCTGATGGCCGACGGCTACGTGCCGACCTACCGCGAGCTGGTCGAGAAGACCGACTGGAGCAAGTACGGCCGCGGCAAGGACCCGCGCTGCGCCAACTGCATGGCCCACTGCGGCTACGAGCCGACGGCCGTCCTCGCCACCATGGGCTCGCTGCAGCAGTCGCTGCGCGCCATCACCGAGACCGTCAGCGGCAACAAGGCCCGCTGA
- a CDS encoding phosphorylase family protein: MTTAPLLVLCALGPEVWALRGGDWRGAVGGPPVLLRTGVGRRRAGSAVRRLLGSAPGCYGAVVVAGFGAAVGPGVQPGDVVAADGVRDAEGHLYPLDSGPELTRALKERGLVVHTGVHHTADHVVRGIERRALHLQGALAVDMEAAAVLAALREVRPALPAAVLRVVVDTPEHELLRPGTLPAGVRAWRNLRATVPALVDWYRQERTPGSADPNHPTSATLPQEAS, translated from the coding sequence GTGACCACCGCCCCCCTGCTGGTGCTCTGCGCACTGGGCCCCGAGGTCTGGGCCCTGCGCGGCGGTGACTGGCGCGGCGCGGTCGGCGGACCCCCGGTGCTGCTGCGTACCGGGGTCGGCCGGCGGCGCGCCGGGTCGGCCGTGCGACGGCTGCTCGGCTCCGCCCCCGGCTGCTACGGCGCGGTGGTGGTGGCCGGGTTCGGCGCGGCGGTCGGCCCGGGCGTGCAGCCCGGCGACGTCGTCGCCGCCGACGGCGTGCGCGACGCCGAGGGCCACCTCTACCCGCTCGACTCCGGGCCGGAACTGACCCGGGCGCTGAAGGAACGCGGCCTGGTCGTGCACACGGGGGTGCACCACACCGCCGACCACGTGGTGCGCGGCATCGAGCGGCGTGCGCTGCACCTGCAGGGCGCGCTGGCCGTGGACATGGAGGCCGCCGCCGTCCTGGCCGCACTGCGGGAGGTGCGGCCGGCACTGCCCGCCGCCGTCCTGCGGGTGGTGGTCGACACCCCCGAACACGAGCTGCTGCGGCCCGGCACCCTCCCGGCCGGAGTACGGGCCTGGCGCAACCTCCGGGCGACGGTACCCGCCCTGGTCGACTGGTACCGGCAGGAGCGCACGCCCGGCTCCGCAGACCCGAACCACCCCACATCCGCGACGCTCCCACAGGAGGCGAGCTAG
- the shc gene encoding squalene--hopene cyclase has protein sequence MGDRPPTLLGAGRRQPEDTDQLRPAGEADLRPADAREALARATTHLLSLQSSEGWWKGDLETNVTMDAEDLLLRQFLGIRTEEQTRATADWIRSQQREDGTWGTFHGGPAELSTTVEAYVALRLAGDDPNAPHMLAAARYVRSAGGIAAARVFTRIWLALFGWWPWERLPEMPPEIIFLPKWLPLNIYAFGCWARQTIVPLTVVSAHRPVRPAPFPLTELHTDPDNPFPERPLAPATSWDGLFERLDKALHAYHRRAFRPLRRLAVSQACRWIVERQEADGCWGGIQPPAVYSLIALHLEGYELEHPVMQAGLSSFDRFTVHTEDGKRWLEACQSPVWDTCLATIALVDAGLPADHPALVSAVDWMLGEEIRKRGDWAVKRPGLAPGGWAFEFENDTYPDIDDTAEVVLALRRVTHPDPARVDAAVDRGVVWNLGMQSKNGAWAAFDVDNTSTLPNKLPFCDFGEVVDPPSADVTAHVVEMLAETGRARDPRTRRGIEWLLRNQEADGSWFGRWGTNYIYGTGSVLPALVAAGVPDEHPAIRRAVRWLEDRQNADGGWGEDMRSYEDPARWAGRGDSTASQTAWALMALLAAGEGPDGRANPAVERGVDWLVRTQLPEGTWDEPQFTGTGFPWDFSINYHLYRLVFPVTALGRYLNGSPGAAKPSGTPAIGAAR, from the coding sequence GTGGGCGACCGCCCCCCGACCCTGCTGGGCGCGGGGCGGCGGCAGCCCGAGGACACCGACCAGCTCCGGCCGGCCGGTGAGGCGGACCTCCGGCCGGCCGACGCGCGGGAGGCCCTGGCCCGCGCCACCACCCACCTGCTCTCGCTGCAGTCCTCCGAGGGCTGGTGGAAGGGCGACCTGGAAACCAACGTCACCATGGACGCCGAGGATTTACTGCTCCGCCAGTTCCTCGGCATCCGGACCGAGGAACAGACGCGCGCCACCGCCGACTGGATCCGCTCCCAGCAACGTGAGGACGGCACCTGGGGCACCTTCCACGGCGGGCCGGCCGAACTGTCCACCACCGTCGAGGCGTACGTCGCGCTCAGGCTGGCCGGCGACGACCCGAACGCCCCGCACATGCTGGCCGCCGCGCGGTACGTCCGCTCCGCCGGGGGCATCGCGGCCGCCCGGGTGTTCACCCGGATCTGGCTCGCACTGTTCGGCTGGTGGCCCTGGGAGCGGCTGCCCGAGATGCCGCCCGAGATCATCTTCCTGCCCAAGTGGCTGCCGCTGAACATCTACGCCTTCGGCTGCTGGGCCCGCCAGACGATCGTCCCGCTGACCGTCGTCTCGGCCCACCGGCCCGTCCGTCCGGCGCCCTTCCCGCTCACCGAGCTGCACACCGACCCCGACAACCCCTTCCCCGAAAGGCCGCTCGCCCCCGCCACCTCCTGGGACGGCCTGTTCGAACGCCTGGACAAGGCGCTGCACGCCTACCACCGCCGGGCCTTCCGCCCGCTGCGCCGGCTGGCCGTCTCCCAGGCCTGCCGCTGGATCGTCGAACGGCAGGAGGCCGACGGCTGCTGGGGCGGCATCCAGCCGCCCGCCGTCTACTCGCTGATCGCCCTCCACCTGGAGGGCTACGAGCTGGAACACCCGGTGATGCAGGCCGGGCTCTCCTCCTTCGACCGCTTCACCGTGCACACCGAGGACGGCAAGCGCTGGCTGGAGGCCTGCCAGTCCCCGGTCTGGGACACCTGCCTGGCCACCATCGCCCTGGTCGACGCCGGGCTGCCGGCCGACCACCCGGCGCTGGTCTCCGCCGTCGACTGGATGCTCGGCGAGGAGATCCGCAAGCGCGGCGACTGGGCCGTCAAGCGGCCCGGGCTCGCCCCCGGCGGTTGGGCCTTCGAGTTCGAGAACGACACCTACCCCGACATCGACGACACCGCCGAGGTGGTGCTCGCACTGCGCCGGGTCACCCACCCCGACCCGGCCAGGGTCGACGCGGCGGTGGACCGGGGCGTGGTCTGGAACCTCGGCATGCAGTCCAAGAACGGCGCCTGGGCCGCCTTCGACGTCGACAACACCAGCACGCTGCCCAACAAGCTGCCGTTCTGCGACTTCGGCGAGGTCGTCGACCCGCCGTCCGCCGACGTCACCGCCCACGTGGTGGAGATGCTCGCCGAGACCGGCCGCGCCCGCGACCCGCGGACCCGGCGCGGCATCGAGTGGCTGCTGCGCAACCAGGAGGCGGACGGCTCCTGGTTCGGGCGCTGGGGCACCAACTACATCTACGGCACCGGCTCGGTGCTGCCCGCCCTGGTCGCGGCCGGCGTCCCGGACGAGCACCCGGCGATCCGCCGGGCGGTGCGCTGGCTGGAGGACCGGCAGAACGCCGACGGCGGCTGGGGCGAGGACATGCGCTCCTACGAGGACCCGGCGCGCTGGGCCGGGCGCGGCGACTCCACCGCCTCGCAGACCGCATGGGCGCTGATGGCGCTGCTCGCGGCCGGCGAGGGACCGGACGGCCGGGCCAACCCCGCGGTGGAGCGCGGCGTGGACTGGCTGGTGCGCACCCAGCTGCCCGAGGGCACCTGGGACGAACCGCAGTTCACCGGCACCGGCTTCCCGTGGGACTTCTCCATCAACTACCACCTGTACCGGCTGGTCTTCCCGGTCACCGCGCTCGGCCGCTACCTCAACGGAAGCCCGGGGGCTGCCAAGCCGAGCGGCACCCCGGCGATCGGGGCGGCGCGGTGA